A region from the Eptesicus fuscus isolate TK198812 chromosome 1, DD_ASM_mEF_20220401, whole genome shotgun sequence genome encodes:
- the RTL3 gene encoding retrotransposon Gag-like protein 3, whose translation MAEGLAASYIALKLENEILQAQVQRLMEENAALQAQIPELQKPQTAKEPTEAQELPKPSGPLETPAAWDHTNPPEFEVPQKPREPQSLPIDHGLSATCVSQKSPETKELEKFPMALEVHKPLEVKEAQESPDTKDALEAQEAQNLELQNFSNGQDPQETPECQETSTHLEPLELRAPQEPLQSCMPQAPLDLSDSQEFLELSALQESLEGLMAVETSAASEFPQSPSGLEAEAFPLEHPLAFNGKSQKFPEFLVQLNSYMRVRGHLYPTEAALVSFVSNCFSGEAGKWFQPLVYIQRPLLEQFESFIQVLQDTFNNPENMEDANHHIHRVCQGEDPVHQDVTHFHLIAQELNWDESILCIQFQESLASSIRDELSPTSSATNLSDLITQCISLEEKLNVKPDPNPQDTSPSEERGRPENQPGENWPVQAASNHPHLSKAEWARRREGHLCLYCAHPGHFARDCPVKPHRAQQAGNIQARR comes from the coding sequence ATGGCGGAGGGCTTAGCAGCCTCCTATATTGCTCTGAAATTGGAGAATGAAATTCTCCAGGCCCAAGTGCAGAGGCTGATGGAAGAAAATGCTGCCCTGCAGGCCCAGATCCCAGAGCTCCAGAAGCCCCAAACAGCCAAGGAGCCCACAGAGGCCCAGGAGCTCCCAAAACCCTCAGGGCCCCTGGAAACCCCAGCAGCCTGGGATCATACAAATCCCCCAGAGTTTGAAGTGCCCCAGAAGCCCAGAGAGCCCCAGTCACTTCCAATTGACCATGGACTCTCAGCAACCTGTGTGTCCCAAAAGTCTCCAGAGACTAAGGAGCTGGAGAAATTCCCAATGGCCCTGGAGGTCCACAAGCCCCTTGAAGTGAAGGAGGCCCAAGAGTCCCCTGATACCAAGGATGCCCTAGAAGCCCAGGAGGCCCAGAATTTAGAGCTCCAGAATTTTTCAAATGGCCAAGATCCCCAGGAGACACCAGAATGCCAGGAGACCTCAACACACCTGGAGCCCCTGGAACTTCGGGCTCCCCAGGAACCTCTGCAGTCTTGCATGCCTCAGGCCCCCCTGGATCTATCAGATTCCCAGGAGTTCCTAGAGCTCTCAGCACTTCAGGAGTCCCTGGAGGGCCTAATGGCTGTTGAGACATCCGCTGCTTCAGAGTTTCCACAATCCCCTAGTGGGTTAGAGGCTGAAGCTTTCCCCTTAGAACACCCTTTAGCCTTCAATGGGAAGTCCCAGAAGTTTCCTGAATTCCTGGTTCAATTGAATAGTTACATGAGAGTCAGAGGGCACCTGTATCCCACTGAAGCAGCCTTAGTGAGCTTTGTCAGTAACTGCTTCTCAGGTGAGGCAGGAAAGTGGTTCCAGCCCTTAGTGTATATCCAAAGACCCCTGCTGGAGCAATTTGAAAGTTTCATACAGGTGCTCCAGGATACTTTTAACAATCCAGAAAACATGGAAGATGCCAACCACCACATCCATCGGGTTTGCCAAGGGGAGGATCCTGTCCACCAGGATGTGACCCACTTCCACCTCATTGCTCAAGAGCTAAACTGGGATGAAAGTATTCTCTGCATCCAATTTCAAGAAAGCCTTGCTAGTTCTATCCGAGATGAACTGTCTCCCACAAGCTCAGCCACTAACCTATCTGATCTGATCACCCAGTGCATCAGCCTAGAAGAGAAGCTAAATGTTAAGCCTGATCCAAATCCACAAGATACAAGTCCCTCTGAGGAGAGAGGTAGGCCTGAGAATCAACCAGGTGAAAACTGGCCTGTGCAGGCTGCAAGCAATCACCCACACCTCAGTAAAGCTGAATGGGCTCGGCGCCGTGAAGGCCACTTGTGCCTCTACTGTGCTCATCCTGGTCATTTTGCCAGAGATTGCCCTGTCAAGCCTCATCGTGCCCAGCAGGCGGGAAACATCCAGGCCCGGCGGTAA